A single region of the Parasphingorhabdus litoris DSM 22379 genome encodes:
- a CDS encoding outer membrane protein: MKSPLIVSLLAGSIILPAAAQAQEKSPFSGPRIEIIGGYDQLRSGSDVDIDTDNDGIFEDNDLDQSVDGFAYGGAIGYDFDLGSVIFGIEGELMDSTGKQETDEDIAAPFGYRINVKRDIYLGARIGAQVAPRTLLYAKGGYTNTSVESRFQDRIEDDGFDFVFDDTQSIDGFRVGAGIEQLVGPGYVKLEYRYSNYSGLKFDDELFNDNSEIGIDLDRHQVLAGVGIRF, encoded by the coding sequence ATGAAATCCCCCTTAATAGTCTCCCTCCTCGCAGGCAGCATCATACTTCCTGCGGCCGCTCAGGCTCAGGAAAAATCCCCCTTTTCCGGTCCCCGCATCGAAATAATCGGTGGTTATGACCAACTGCGCTCCGGCAGCGATGTCGATATCGACACCGATAATGACGGTATTTTCGAAGATAATGACTTGGATCAATCCGTCGATGGCTTCGCCTATGGCGGCGCCATTGGTTATGATTTCGATCTAGGGTCAGTCATTTTCGGCATTGAAGGTGAGTTAATGGACTCGACCGGAAAGCAGGAAACAGACGAAGATATTGCCGCACCATTTGGCTACCGGATCAATGTGAAGCGGGACATTTATCTCGGCGCCCGTATTGGTGCCCAGGTGGCCCCGCGCACCTTGCTCTACGCCAAAGGTGGCTACACCAATACGAGCGTGGAATCCCGGTTCCAGGATCGGATTGAAGACGATGGTTTCGATTTCGTATTTGATGATACCCAGTCGATCGATGGTTTTCGTGTGGGTGCCGGCATCGAACAGCTAGTCGGCCCGGGCTATGTGAAACTGGAATATCGTTATTCCAATTATAGCGGCCTGAAATTCGATGACGAACTGTTCAATGACAACAGTGAGATCGGTATCGATCTGGACCGACATCAGGTTCTGGCCGGCGTCGGTATTCGTTTCTAG
- a CDS encoding S1/P1 nuclease, with protein MLKRLFLLALLLAPSPAMAWASYAHRTIAGIAEANVDPTTKSRMNQLFQSADLLGTPQCDLKNIGDASVWPDCIRRDRLRWGYTSPWHYQNVDICKPFDLKSACRNGNCVSAQIDRNAALLKDKSLPAHIRLEALTFLVHFVGDMHMPLHSGDRSDRGGNDVRAAYGIIRGRMNLHWLWDGPLAERAITDGPEMVRQYSAEEKSDKSFGTTDFWALQAWQIARDYSYPAAEDQSACGPKLTRRGKVDNDEIKALIPVTRLQIERAGLRLARLLEESLN; from the coding sequence ATGCTCAAAAGACTTTTCCTGCTCGCTCTTCTCCTTGCTCCAAGTCCAGCTATGGCTTGGGCCAGCTATGCCCATCGGACGATCGCTGGCATTGCAGAGGCCAATGTCGATCCCACGACCAAGTCTCGAATGAACCAGCTGTTTCAATCCGCTGACTTACTCGGTACCCCACAATGTGATCTCAAGAATATCGGAGACGCCAGCGTCTGGCCGGATTGCATACGGCGCGACCGTTTGCGCTGGGGTTATACAAGCCCATGGCACTATCAGAATGTCGATATCTGCAAGCCGTTTGATCTGAAAAGCGCCTGCCGCAATGGCAATTGCGTATCGGCACAGATTGATCGCAATGCAGCTTTGTTAAAGGACAAATCACTGCCAGCCCATATCCGGCTCGAAGCGTTAACCTTTTTGGTCCATTTCGTCGGGGATATGCACATGCCCCTGCACAGTGGAGATCGTAGTGATCGCGGCGGTAATGATGTTCGTGCGGCTTATGGAATCATACGGGGCCGGATGAACCTTCATTGGCTGTGGGACGGACCGCTGGCGGAACGCGCTATTACCGATGGGCCAGAAATGGTGCGCCAGTATAGCGCGGAAGAAAAATCCGATAAGTCCTTTGGAACTACAGACTTTTGGGCATTGCAAGCCTGGCAGATCGCTCGCGATTATAGCTATCCCGCGGCCGAAGACCAATCCGCTTGCGGGCCGAAGCTTACACGCCGGGGCAAGGTAGACAATGATGAGATAAAAGCGCTCATCCCGGTCACGCGACTCCAGATCGAGCGGGCCGGTCTGCGACTCGCTCGCTTGCTCGAAGAGTCGCTAAACTAG
- a CDS encoding LytR/AlgR family response regulator transcription factor, which yields MSDSLDRIFIRPLTASQVLLIAVALTLASSVYCVIYTTLAGRGEPLIEGIIWAGLNIVPWLICFEVAKRLSSWPVQLGIIVIVAVGMSSLDTLIYDSTIMFELTRRLPGAAIIGGMLILSWILKRLASDHAVAKKLVSTNELPLLVDQIGWVVAAGNYVELHGSGPPILHRMSISAMEELLAAHDFVRIHRSVLVRRQNIQGLTGNILTLDNGQTFKIGNRYRWALQ from the coding sequence TTGAGCGATAGTTTGGACAGGATCTTCATTCGCCCCCTGACGGCCTCGCAGGTGCTGCTGATAGCGGTCGCTCTCACCCTAGCTTCGTCTGTTTATTGCGTGATCTATACAACGCTGGCTGGCCGGGGAGAACCCTTGATCGAGGGGATTATCTGGGCAGGACTGAACATTGTCCCGTGGCTGATATGCTTTGAAGTAGCAAAACGATTGAGCTCTTGGCCCGTTCAGTTGGGTATCATTGTTATCGTCGCCGTGGGCATGTCTTCTCTGGATACGCTGATATATGACAGCACCATCATGTTTGAGCTCACCAGACGGCTACCTGGTGCGGCAATTATCGGCGGCATGCTGATACTGTCCTGGATATTAAAGCGCCTTGCCTCTGATCATGCGGTAGCCAAGAAACTGGTTTCTACAAACGAACTTCCCCTGCTTGTCGATCAGATCGGGTGGGTAGTAGCGGCCGGCAATTATGTTGAATTGCATGGATCGGGTCCACCGATACTGCACCGGATGTCCATATCCGCGATGGAGGAGCTTTTAGCTGCCCATGATTTTGTTCGTATCCACCGATCCGTTCTGGTGCGGCGTCAGAATATCCAAGGATTAACGGGCAATATTCTCACCCTTGATAATGGCCAGACTTTCAAAATCGGCAACCGTTACCGTTGGGCCTTGCAGTAG
- a CDS encoding alpha/beta hydrolase family protein — protein sequence MMMRRMLTGLILAVAMAGANPDSLKAETRVTGDLPVTSDVALEQTDGLETEYGVITTSEGLRLRSVVTRPEGTAERLPAIFVTQWVSCDSIVFPEGRDTQLRLLAQRSGMVMIRVERSGTGDSEGPGCDKLDYDTEVRHYREALVQAKQHSWVDPQRVVILGSSLGSTTAPLVAQNNDVAGVIVQGGGAVTYLERMIHFERLYVERSGVVKPEDIHPEMVQRIAFLQHYLIGQKTPEEVASANPDLADVWQKIRGTDPENHYGRPFAWHWQAAEKNFLAAWLSLDVPVMVAFGEYEQFESRHGHRMIVDMINRKSPGTALWLEIKQADHGLALYPDAYSAYAYENGATAHQLYVAPVSQWLQHVVGLAK from the coding sequence ATGATGATGCGTCGAATGTTGACAGGGTTGATCCTCGCGGTGGCCATGGCCGGAGCCAATCCAGATAGTCTGAAAGCCGAAACGCGCGTGACCGGTGACTTGCCGGTGACATCAGATGTCGCGTTGGAACAGACGGACGGGCTGGAAACCGAATATGGTGTGATCACAACAAGCGAGGGGCTGCGCCTACGCAGCGTTGTCACGCGCCCAGAAGGGACCGCTGAACGGCTCCCGGCCATATTTGTGACCCAATGGGTTTCCTGCGACAGCATAGTCTTTCCTGAAGGACGCGATACGCAATTGCGATTGCTGGCGCAGCGATCCGGTATGGTTATGATCCGCGTCGAGCGTTCGGGTACCGGTGACAGCGAAGGCCCCGGATGTGACAAGCTCGACTATGACACCGAAGTCCGTCACTATCGCGAGGCTTTGGTTCAGGCCAAGCAGCATTCCTGGGTTGATCCGCAGCGGGTGGTCATTCTGGGCAGCAGTCTGGGATCAACCACAGCGCCTCTGGTTGCTCAGAATAACGATGTCGCTGGCGTGATCGTGCAGGGCGGTGGCGCGGTGACGTATCTGGAGCGGATGATCCATTTCGAACGTCTCTATGTCGAGCGTTCCGGCGTTGTAAAACCAGAAGATATTCATCCTGAAATGGTCCAGCGGATTGCGTTTCTGCAGCATTATCTAATCGGTCAGAAAACACCGGAAGAGGTTGCATCAGCCAATCCCGATTTGGCGGACGTCTGGCAGAAAATCCGCGGGACTGATCCCGAAAACCACTACGGCCGCCCTTTTGCTTGGCATTGGCAAGCGGCTGAAAAAAACTTTCTCGCAGCCTGGCTATCGCTGGACGTACCGGTGATGGTTGCTTTTGGCGAATATGAGCAATTTGAAAGCCGCCACGGCCACCGGATGATTGTCGATATGATAAATCGAAAATCTCCCGGCACAGCACTATGGCTGGAAATCAAACAGGCCGACCATGGACTGGCGCTATATCCCGATGCTTATTCCGCTTATGCTTATGAAAACGGTGCCACCGCCCATCAACTCTATGTTGCCCCCGTCAGCCAATGGCTGCAGCACGTCGTAGGTTTAGCGAAATAG
- a CDS encoding enoyl-CoA hydratase/isomerase family protein gives MTELVTRDDKDGLAILTLNRPDKLNSLTVSLFKQLRQHISDIRRDDTIGCVILRGAGKCFSAGHDLNDISEGEEVPSRGWHSETLRMMEKLPKPVIAAVHSHCYTGALEVALAADFIVAADNTKFGDTHAKWALTPIWGMSQRLPRRVGIATAKKLMFTCETVLADEALRIGLTEQVFPVADFEAETEALARRILENSAFSHAANKRLLEATDADPLDAGLQWEVMENEGTGPDMQDRINAFVKK, from the coding sequence GTGACGGAACTGGTAACGCGCGACGATAAAGACGGACTGGCAATCCTGACATTGAACCGGCCGGACAAGCTCAACAGCCTGACCGTCAGTCTGTTCAAGCAATTGCGTCAGCATATCTCGGATATCCGCAGGGATGATACAATCGGCTGCGTCATTCTGCGCGGTGCCGGAAAATGCTTTTCAGCGGGTCATGATCTTAATGATATATCGGAAGGCGAGGAGGTGCCGTCGCGTGGCTGGCATTCGGAAACCTTGCGGATGATGGAAAAACTGCCAAAGCCGGTAATCGCGGCGGTTCACAGTCATTGTTATACAGGCGCGCTGGAAGTGGCACTGGCTGCTGACTTCATCGTCGCAGCGGACAATACCAAATTTGGTGATACTCATGCAAAATGGGCGCTGACTCCCATCTGGGGCATGAGCCAGCGTTTGCCGCGCCGGGTTGGAATAGCCACGGCCAAAAAATTGATGTTCACCTGCGAAACAGTGCTGGCTGATGAAGCATTGCGAATTGGGCTGACCGAACAGGTTTTTCCGGTCGCTGATTTTGAAGCCGAAACCGAGGCATTGGCCCGGCGAATATTGGAGAATTCTGCCTTTTCCCATGCTGCGAACAAACGCTTGCTCGAGGCAACGGATGCCGACCCGCTGGACGCTGGTTTGCAATGGGAAGTGATGGAGAACGAAGGCACCGGACCTGATATGCAGGACCGGATCAACGCATTTGTAAAGAAATAG
- a CDS encoding COG3904 family protein — translation MNKLSKSLILLTATLAVPGNAAPETALAMDPDNPTCPAKPNWTSNKEMVLTPVEKSGTKVLLAEGVVDVDLPDRLKKVLSDNPDISEIWLRSPGGHARAGNEAGRIIREVGGLMITRIPAGWTCFSACNFVFMGGRARIIEADGGFMVHMFTMTGDRNAINYSIEMGTDSTVELIGEVEQESALLATEDNDFLIRMGVSRKLLTDIMYKQKAIKTEGSDQSTRRCLTKEEAIKYNVANVE, via the coding sequence ATGAACAAGTTATCCAAATCATTGATATTGCTGACAGCAACGCTGGCTGTCCCAGGAAATGCAGCACCGGAAACTGCTTTGGCAATGGATCCGGATAATCCTACTTGTCCTGCCAAACCCAATTGGACGAGCAATAAGGAGATGGTTCTCACACCCGTGGAAAAGAGTGGTACAAAAGTTCTGCTCGCCGAAGGGGTAGTAGATGTTGATCTGCCAGACAGGCTGAAAAAGGTTCTTTCTGACAACCCGGACATTTCTGAAATCTGGTTACGTTCCCCAGGTGGTCATGCTCGTGCTGGTAATGAAGCGGGGCGCATCATCCGTGAAGTGGGCGGATTGATGATCACTCGCATACCTGCTGGCTGGACCTGTTTCAGCGCCTGCAACTTTGTCTTCATGGGTGGCCGTGCGCGAATTATTGAGGCCGACGGGGGGTTCATGGTGCACATGTTCACTATGACCGGTGATCGCAACGCGATTAATTACAGCATAGAAATGGGTACGGATTCCACGGTGGAACTTATTGGCGAAGTCGAACAGGAAAGCGCTCTGCTGGCGACCGAGGATAATGATTTCCTGATCCGAATGGGCGTATCACGCAAATTGCTTACCGATATTATGTATAAACAAAAGGCCATAAAAACTGAGGGTTCTGATCAATCCACCCGCCGCTGCCTCACCAAAGAGGAAGCCATCAAATATAATGTCGCAAATGTAGAATGA
- a CDS encoding M3 family metallopeptidase, which translates to MRFSVSSRKFFLGVSTAALLGIGGSPAMAEQTTAELNRMSANGNSGMKKTSDDAAENTILQEWTGPYDGVPPWDEVKVSDFPGAFQALMDEGKKEADAILAKPESATFDNFMVPWELAGSKANEVFALWGVHSSNLSSEEVRKVQGEWLPKISAFYNEIQLDPRLFKKTKEVYDSLETSGLDAQQKRLVTRQYESLVRNGAELEGADKQELIRLNTELSKAFNEFSNKVLADEETYIYLTDEAELAGLPDSFIASIRAAAQAQEKEGWALKNTRSVMQPFLQNSTRRDLREKVYMAYINRGDNGDANDTNMTIAKILKLRADRAKLLGFDSHAHYRMADTMAQTPDTAMELMMKVWPAAVGRVKEEVADMQEVADAEGAGITIEPWDYRFYAEKVRKAKYDLDEAEIKPYFKLDNMVDAMFDMANKLYGMTFTENTGTVPVFEPQVRTFEVKRGDKLIGVFYLDNFAREGKRSGAWMTTYRSQYSLGGKNRYIFASNNNNFVPGGDGKPTLISLDDATTLFHEFGHALHYFNYDITYPGFGGTPRDFVEYPSQVHENWLLTRHILDNYAKHVETGEPMPQELVDKIEKSKTFNEGFSTVEYLSSAIVDMKLHNRAEPITDPDAFERETLTEIGMPREIVMRHRLPQFNHLFSSDAYSAGYYSYLWSETMDADTWAAFEEAGNVWDPEVAERYRSIILATGNETDRKEAYRKFRGRDPEVKYILKKRGFPVPDETASVTGGETAGND; encoded by the coding sequence ATGCGATTTTCAGTTTCCAGCCGTAAATTTTTCCTTGGCGTGTCTACCGCCGCCTTATTGGGTATTGGTGGCAGTCCGGCAATGGCCGAACAAACCACAGCTGAACTCAATCGGATGAGCGCAAACGGAAATAGCGGTATGAAGAAAACATCGGACGATGCGGCTGAAAACACGATCCTGCAGGAATGGACCGGCCCTTATGACGGCGTACCCCCATGGGATGAAGTGAAAGTCTCAGATTTTCCCGGCGCATTCCAAGCGTTGATGGACGAAGGCAAGAAGGAGGCTGACGCCATCCTGGCAAAACCCGAATCAGCGACATTCGACAATTTCATGGTGCCCTGGGAACTGGCCGGTTCAAAGGCCAACGAAGTGTTCGCACTTTGGGGTGTGCATTCCAGTAATCTCTCCAGTGAAGAGGTCCGCAAAGTTCAAGGCGAGTGGTTGCCGAAAATCTCAGCCTTTTACAATGAGATCCAACTTGATCCGCGCCTCTTCAAGAAGACTAAGGAGGTCTATGACAGTCTTGAAACGTCTGGTCTGGACGCACAGCAGAAGCGACTAGTCACACGCCAATATGAATCGCTGGTGCGCAATGGCGCGGAACTGGAAGGCGCAGACAAGCAAGAACTGATCCGCCTCAATACCGAATTATCCAAGGCGTTTAACGAGTTTTCGAACAAGGTCCTCGCGGATGAAGAAACCTATATTTACCTGACCGACGAGGCCGAGCTGGCCGGGCTGCCAGACAGCTTCATCGCTTCGATCCGGGCCGCGGCACAGGCACAGGAAAAGGAAGGCTGGGCACTCAAAAATACCCGTTCCGTGATGCAGCCTTTCCTGCAAAACTCGACCCGCCGTGACCTGCGCGAGAAGGTCTATATGGCCTATATTAATCGCGGTGATAATGGCGATGCGAACGATACCAACATGACGATCGCCAAGATCCTCAAGCTGCGCGCCGATCGCGCCAAGCTGCTCGGCTTTGACAGCCATGCGCATTACCGCATGGCCGACACCATGGCACAGACGCCCGATACCGCGATGGAGTTGATGATGAAGGTTTGGCCTGCCGCTGTTGGCCGGGTGAAGGAAGAAGTCGCCGACATGCAGGAAGTTGCCGATGCAGAGGGCGCTGGCATCACCATCGAGCCGTGGGATTATCGTTTCTATGCGGAAAAGGTTCGCAAGGCGAAATATGATCTCGATGAAGCGGAGATCAAACCCTATTTCAAGCTCGACAATATGGTCGATGCAATGTTCGACATGGCCAACAAGCTCTATGGCATGACCTTCACCGAAAATACCGGCACGGTGCCAGTGTTCGAGCCGCAGGTTCGCACGTTCGAAGTGAAGCGCGGCGACAAGTTGATCGGCGTTTTCTATCTCGACAATTTCGCGCGTGAGGGTAAACGGTCCGGCGCATGGATGACGACTTATCGAAGCCAATATAGTCTCGGTGGTAAAAACCGCTATATCTTCGCCTCGAACAACAATAATTTCGTGCCGGGTGGCGACGGGAAGCCGACGCTGATCAGCCTGGATGATGCGACCACGCTGTTCCATGAATTCGGCCATGCATTGCATTATTTCAACTATGACATCACCTATCCAGGCTTTGGCGGCACGCCGCGGGATTTCGTGGAATATCCTAGCCAGGTGCACGAAAATTGGCTGCTGACGCGCCATATTCTGGACAATTATGCCAAGCATGTCGAAACCGGCGAGCCAATGCCGCAGGAATTGGTCGACAAGATCGAAAAGTCCAAAACCTTCAACGAAGGCTTTTCAACGGTGGAATATCTATCCAGCGCGATTGTCGACATGAAGCTGCACAACCGGGCAGAACCGATTACCGATCCGGATGCGTTTGAGCGCGAGACGCTGACAGAAATCGGCATGCCACGAGAGATCGTCATGCGTCACCGCCTGCCGCAGTTCAATCACCTCTTCTCATCCGACGCCTATTCGGCCGGCTATTACAGCTATCTCTGGTCAGAGACGATGGATGCGGACACCTGGGCGGCGTTCGAGGAAGCCGGTAATGTCTGGGATCCGGAAGTGGCCGAGCGTTATCGCTCGATCATCCTCGCGACCGGTAATGAAACCGACCGCAAGGAAGCTTACCGCAAATTCCGTGGCCGTGATCCAGAGGTGAAATATATCCTCAAAAAACGTGGCTTCCCGGTTCCGGACGAAACGGCTAGCGTCACTGGCGGAGAGACCGCTGGTAACGATTAA
- a CDS encoding haloalkane dehalogenase: MTVNAVRTPDERFADIPDFDYPVHYAEDLPGYGGLRAAWIDEGSKDADRTFLCLHGEPSWSFLYRRMIPVFLESGARVVAPDFFGFGRSDKPTELDDYTFDFHRNYILALVERLDLQNITLVVQDWGGLIGLTLPVDEKFKGRLSRLIVMNTGLGLGRTPGDGFNAWKEFALNTPEFKTGQIIASGTPHLTEQEIAAYDAPFPDPTYQAGARKFPALVPVSPEMDGVEVSTQAAVFWKDEWQGKSFMAIGDSDPVLGPPAMLKLQKLINGCPDPMMIEGGGHFVQEWGEPIARAALEAFDDI; this comes from the coding sequence ATGACCGTCAACGCTGTCCGCACGCCCGATGAACGTTTCGCCGATATTCCTGACTTTGATTATCCGGTTCATTATGCAGAGGATTTACCAGGCTACGGAGGGCTACGCGCGGCATGGATTGATGAAGGATCCAAAGATGCCGATCGCACCTTTCTATGCCTGCATGGCGAGCCAAGCTGGTCGTTTCTCTATCGCCGGATGATCCCGGTTTTTCTGGAAAGCGGCGCGCGGGTTGTTGCACCGGACTTTTTCGGTTTTGGCCGGTCCGACAAGCCGACGGAATTAGATGATTACACATTCGATTTTCACCGCAATTATATTCTAGCGCTGGTCGAACGGTTGGATCTGCAGAATATCACCTTGGTGGTGCAGGATTGGGGTGGGCTTATTGGTCTGACCCTGCCGGTCGATGAGAAATTTAAAGGGCGATTGTCGCGTCTGATTGTTATGAACACTGGGCTTGGCCTTGGCCGTACGCCCGGTGATGGTTTTAACGCGTGGAAGGAGTTTGCGCTAAATACGCCGGAGTTCAAGACGGGACAGATAATTGCCAGCGGCACGCCGCATCTGACCGAACAGGAGATCGCTGCCTATGATGCACCATTCCCGGATCCCACATATCAGGCCGGCGCACGCAAATTTCCAGCGCTGGTTCCGGTGTCGCCAGAAATGGACGGCGTTGAAGTCAGCACCCAGGCCGCTGTCTTTTGGAAAGACGAGTGGCAAGGAAAAAGTTTCATGGCCATTGGCGATTCCGACCCTGTTCTTGGTCCGCCCGCGATGCTCAAATTGCAAAAGCTGATCAACGGCTGCCCCGATCCGATGATGATCGAAGGCGGAGGCCATTTTGTGCAGGAATGGGGAGAGCCCATTGCCCGCGCCGCACTGGAGGCTTTTGACGATATCTAG